The Pongo abelii isolate AG06213 chromosome 20, NHGRI_mPonAbe1-v2.0_pri, whole genome shotgun sequence genome window below encodes:
- the CLDND2 gene encoding claudin domain-containing protein 2 isoform X2 has product MGVKRSLQSGGILLSLVANVLMVLSTATNYWTRQQEGHSGLWQECNHGICSSIPCQTTLAVTVACMVLAVGVGVVGMVMGLRIRCHEGESLRGQTTSAFLFLGGLLLLTALIGYTVKNAWKNNVFFSWSYFSGWLALPFSILAGFCFLLADMIMQSTDAISGFPVCL; this is encoded by the exons ATGGGGGTGAAGCGGAGCCTCCAGAGTGGGGGCATTCTGCTCAGCCTCGTGGCCAACGTCCTCATGGTGCTCTCCACGGCCACCAACTACTGGACCCGCCAACAAGAGGGCCACAGTGGCCTGTGGCAGGAATGCAACCACGGCATCTGCTCCAGCATCCCCTGCCAGA CCACGCTGGCGGTGACTGTGGCGTGCATGGTGCTGGCGGTGGGTGTCGGCGTGGTGGGCATGGTGATGGGACTGCGGATTCGGTGCCACGAGGGCGAGTCGCTGCGGGGCCAGACCACGAGCGCCTTCCTCTTCCTCGGCG GACTGCTGCTGCTGACCGCCTTGATAGGCTACACGGTGAAGAATGCGTGGAAGAACAACGTCTTCTTCTCTTGGTCCTATTTTTCTGGGTGGCTGGCCTTACCCTTCTCAATTCTCGCGG GCTTCTGCTTTCTGCTGGCAGACATGATCATGCAGAGCACCGACGCCATCAGTGGATTCCCCGTGTGTCTGTGA
- the CLDND2 gene encoding claudin domain-containing protein 2 isoform X1 gives MGVKRSLQSGGILLSLVANVLMVLSTATNYWTRQQEGHSGLWQECNHGICSSIPCQTTLAVTVACMVLAVGVGVVGMVMGLRIRCHEGESLRGQTTSAFLFLGGLLLLTALIGYTVKNAWKNNVFFSWSYFSGWLALPFSILAGNLDSGKRVEETAQKTLTPDAPQLPSQETPGTSQGLPNTLRLPQTRQRPPWSPKPQSPGPSRPSAPGPTFLSLLRDPVPPGFCFLLADMIMQSTDAISGFPVCL, from the exons ATGGGGGTGAAGCGGAGCCTCCAGAGTGGGGGCATTCTGCTCAGCCTCGTGGCCAACGTCCTCATGGTGCTCTCCACGGCCACCAACTACTGGACCCGCCAACAAGAGGGCCACAGTGGCCTGTGGCAGGAATGCAACCACGGCATCTGCTCCAGCATCCCCTGCCAGA CCACGCTGGCGGTGACTGTGGCGTGCATGGTGCTGGCGGTGGGTGTCGGCGTGGTGGGCATGGTGATGGGACTGCGGATTCGGTGCCACGAGGGCGAGTCGCTGCGGGGCCAGACCACGAGCGCCTTCCTCTTCCTCGGCG GACTGCTGCTGCTGACCGCCTTGATAGGCTACACGGTGAAGAATGCGTGGAAGAACAACGTCTTCTTCTCTTGGTCCTATTTTTCTGGGTGGCTGGCCTTACCCTTCTCAATTCTCGCGGGTAACCTGGACAGCGGGAAGAGGGTGGAGGAGACTGCCCAGAAGACCCTCACCCCAGACGCTCCCCAGCTGCCCTCCCAGGAAACCCCAGGGACCTCTCAGGGACTCCCCAACACACTAAGACTCCCGCAGACCCGGCAGAGACCCCCTTGGAGCCCCAAACCCCAGTCCCCGGGGCCCTCCCGGCCATCCGCCCCAGGGCCCACCTTCCTATCTCTGCTCCGCGACCCCGTCCCCCCAGGCTTCTGCTTTCTGCTGGCAGACATGATCATGCAGAGCACCGACGCCATCAGTGGATTCCCCGTGTGTCTGTGA